CATATGGTGGAGgtagagcgagagagagagagaacgaggAGGCTGAAAACTTCACCTCTCTGTTCACCACTTCCAAATGGAACCGGTGTTTATGCATTAACTAATTATTTCCTGCAGTCATTCTCTCATTAacgtgattttgtgcccctgcTTTTCTTTTGGATAACTATAATTGTCATTTGTATTATAGGACTGCAGAGGGGAGCCTGGCAGTATTGCATCTTGATCCAGAGTTCATTTGAGGTCCTCCTCAAGCTGTTCATTTGTTGTTAAAGCCTTTGAACAGAGAAAGAAACACTAAATTATTTTAGATGTTTTGCTGTTAAGGTCCAAAATATTGGACAGTAGGAGTTAAGATGCATTTCGTTCAACTCAGAAAGTCAGAATTTACAGGCTAGAAATGTGGTGGTAAcaaaccttaaaggtgccctagaatgaaaaattgaatttatcttggcatagttaacaagagttcagtacatggaaatgacttacagtgagtctcaaacaccattttttcctccttcttaaataaatctaatttgtttaaaagacctctgaagaacaggcaaatctcaacataacactgaatgttacgtaacagtcaggatcattaatatgtacgcccccaatatttgcatatgccagcccatgttcaaggcattagacaagggcagccagtattaacgtctggatctgtgcacagctgaatcatcagactaggtaaacaagcaaggacaacagcgaaaaatggcagatggagcaataataactgacattatccatgatatcatgatatttttagtgatgtttgtaaattgtctttctaaatgtttcgttagcatgttgctaatgtactgttaaatgtggttaaagttaccatcgtttcttattgtatttaCAGAGAAaagactgttgttattttcattttttaaacacttgcagtctgtataattcataaacacaacttcattcgttataaatctctccaacagtgtgtaatgttagctttagccacggagcactatcagactcattcagaatcaaatgtaaacatccaaatacatttacatttagtcatttagcagacgcttttatccaaagcgacttacaaatgagagtagtagaatcaattaaatcaacatgagaacaacagtgtataagtgctgagtgaagtcacagttatgtcagtaaagtgctcatagcgaattttttttttttttttttttttttttttttttttttcttttaaataaataaatacacagataggagaagaatattagtcaaggtaagtgctacttctactgggtcaagtgctgacgaaaaagatacgtctttagcatttttttgaaaatggctagagactcggctgctcggatagagcgtggtaggtcattccaccagccaggaacagtcccggagaaggtccgtgagagtgattttgtgcccctatgtgatggcaccacaaggcgccgttcacttgcagaacgcaggtttctggagggcgcgtaagtctgaagtagtgagttaaggtatagcggtgcagagccagctgtcgttctgtaagcaaacatcagagccttgaattggatgcgagcagctactggcagccagtgcagactgatgaagagaggagtgacgtgcgctctcttcggttcgttgaagaccagtcttgctgcagcattttggatcagttgtagaggcttgatagtgcatgctggaaggccagccaagagagcattacagtagtccagtctggatagaacaaataaatactatccttacgcgattagacatgctgcattacgaacactttgtaaagaacaattttgagggttatattagcagtgtaaactttgtttatgctgttaaaggcaagcgcgagctccgtgggcggggagcgtgagcatttaaaggggcagcagcctaaatcggctcatatttaaggATGCCCcgaaataggcagttaaaaaaattaataaaaacaaatctatggggtattttgagctgaaacttcacagacacattcaggggacaccttagatttatattaaatcttttaaaaagacattctacggcacctttaaaattcaAGAGTTACCTTCAAATATTTATGCCATTAAACTGACACGTTATTTTTCATGTATCTAGTTATAAATATATCAGCAGTTTAACTTATTTTAACTATCTTGTGCAGCAAGATTGCCTTTAGAACATGCTTGTTGATTTAGCTCAATTTGAGCTAAATGAGCAAAATTTATGATACCATTGTTGAATTATTGCTAAAATATGATATCGAAACCAGTGTTGTTcttgttaaaggtgcagtgtgtaaattttagcagcATCTAGTGGTGAGGTTGCGAACTGCAATTAACAGCGCACACCCCTCGCACCCCTCCCTTTcggagaagctacggtggccgtctAGGCCGACATGTCATCGTCTGAGAGTAGCTTGTgtgaagcaatgaggtttcttcttatttctaacaaagaacgatctctgcttctaataaaccagacgactactactactacttcatGCATATTCAACATAGTGAggatgcaagctgcctctaaaaacacgaacgatttagaagaacaacaacatagtGACGAAACACGCTCTGTAGagtgtttgtccatttagggctaatGCAGAAACCGTGACATTGCCAAGACATGtttctggatcaacatattttgttaatcctggaacaacattcctatccAAAAATTTAATCCTAACCTTTTcccaacccctaaacctaaccctacccataacttatccttaaaatcagagggaaatgatagttgAATAACACTGTTGTGGAAACACCTAACCCAGGAtctaagcctaaacttgacataaatggtaaacttgtccctcaaatctgattggttgattggaatgctgttccaggatcaacaaagatgttgatccaggaacatgttgtacttggtgaaatcacattcaccCTGTAGGAACATGGGGGCACAAAATGGCGACTTGATATggagaaatggctcattctaaggtaataaaaacataacggttcattatgtaaggtctttatgtaccactgaaaacatagttatgtatattatattgcatttctggtTCAGATATGGCCATTTTGTTTCTGACACGTGCTATAagtggtagaccaatcacaacagactgggccatctgaccaatcagatcaGAGCAGGCTCTCTGAAAGGAGGGGTTAAGAGGGACTGAATCCATGATCGaaccgtttcagacactgagaaaagaggtgatgctgcaatgtatgttatgagaaaataaaatatttttgacctTTGATTCATGTACATCTATTgcaggagacctccaaaacaaaattaggaacctttaaaatagctttatttGAACTTTAATTGAATTGTTGCCTGCATAGAAAATAGCTGGTCGCAGAGTGAACTGACTGGCCTTAAAGGGAGATGTCCATCTAATTAGataaataaattgaataaaatcTCTCTCTCACCCGTGTTTGACCACACTCAGACTCACATGTTCACATGCCACACAACTGACTGACACTTCACTCCAATTAATGCATTTGTTTGTGCCTCCCTGGAGCTCAATGCAATAATCCAAGTTTAATGGCATTAGCTCTGAGGCTGTGTGGTTTGAGACTGTCAGGATAGAGGGATGTAACCGTGCTGATATTGATGCTGCCGGAGAATGTCTCCCTCTGCTCCTCACTCTAGAGTTTCCTCACATAAACAGGATTAGAAACGGGAACGCATTCCTCTGCAGTGAGGAGATTTCCCTCATTTCACCCCTTTCCAAGCAGAAAAAGAACAGGGATGGGTGTCTCAATGTGGGTTTGCACCTACAGCGAGGATAGAATTgtgttggaaaatgaaaagtattGGAGCAAAATTTAAAAAGCCCAGAAAAGCATTAATTCATCTTGGTCTTTATATAACATCCAGGTATGCCATGATAAAGTCCAAATTGGTCCAAATTCCTTCcttcctattatgctttttttttcagatattatctttcatgtaatgtgtaatatagctgtttgtgaatgtaaaaggtctgcaaaatttcaaagtgcacaataaatgaagaaagaaagaagcgattctgaactgcctcaAAAAAAGTCAGGTTGTCAGACattccagtcttacttcctgCACAAAcctatctattttttttttttaacaaatttgcataatgccagcctatggtcttcattagCTACCCCTCGAACAATGTCTACTTTGTCCACTGTAGGGCTGCGTTTAAGTCCACttttttatgcccttccctcgctaacttcccttCGTCTTGTTCACTCGGCTGTacatctttataaatctctccaacagtgtagcattagcccgttagccacagagcatagcctcaaactcattcaaatcaaatcaaatgtaatacatccaaataaacactgtacttacgcgattagacatgctgcatgacgaacattttgtaaagatccatttgagggttatattagctgtgtgaactttttttatgctgttcaagcaagggtgtagatttggtttcaacattgggggggttgagcATTGGtatgctatctatctatctatctatctatctatctatctatctatctatctatctatctatctatctatctatctatctatctatctatctatctatctatctatctatcaaactttatGGAATTgagtgattctaaaaagaaataaattatggtATATATTGACattgccagtaggtggcagcgattcaacgttttaatgagtgagctacttaaatcgttcattcagccaattcagatgaattaaggaagaaaacaaacacagatgtgaatacttttgtcttTGATAAGAcgctattgaaaaatgaagtaacaaaatagatggctgttttagtaattggttacagttacactgatagttatggctaaattgcaatggattagctaACTAAAATATATGTAGAGTGTACTTAGCTattacctccttctcagtacatgctttattctttttaacgtccctctttgaacagaagtttaatatagtcggctgggcagcggttctcttcatttttggtgCTACCTGCTCTCTttcattcaaacagtagagctCCACTCGCGTTgtgttggtgaaagtgcgatgcgcattggttgggcgttaccaatcggttcaatggaggggggGTATTTTTTTGACTAGTTTGTTATGACAAACACATATtcgattagaaacaaaattattgttacaaaataaatgaattatacatattttagtatagatctactgtgattttcatgttgaaatattgggggggttgtaactgatggatttgaatattggggggattaccatcccccccacaaactacgcccctatgttcaaggcaagcgcgagctccgtctGCGgggagcacgcgatttaaaggggccacagcctgaatcggtgcatagttaatgatgccccaaaataggcagttaaaaaaattaattaaaaaaaatctatggggtattttgagctgaaacttcacagacacattcaggggacaccttacacttatattacatcttgtaaaaaagcgttcgatggcacctttaaatataaacaaatattcaataaaaatatatttatataaaatataaaaactgtgTAAAAAAGCAGTCAGCTTAAGGTAACTACAAGTATTAAATGCggttaaatgtcaaaataactCCAATATCATACAGCAGAGTTTGTGTGGGGTGGGggtaaattaaagggttagttcacacaaaaatgaaaattcagtcattaattactcaccctcatgtcgttccacacccgtaagaacacaaattaggatatttttaataaaatccgatggctcagtgaggcctgcattgacagaaAGTTAATTtgcactttcaatgcccagaaaggtactaaaaatatatttaaaacagttcatgtgactacagtggttcaaccttaatgttatgaagcaacgaaaatatgactttattaaacaatatctagtgatggccgattttaaaacactgtttcatgaagcttcgaagctttacaaatcttttgtttcgaatcagtggttcgtaGCGCCAAAATcgcatgatttcagtaaacgaggcttcgttatgtccTGTTTCGAAATTttaatagttcatgtgactttagcagtttgatacacactccgaaccactgaaacgaaacaaaagattcgtaaaacttcgaagcttcatgctcatcactagatattgctgaataaagtcgctattttgttttttttttgaagcactgtagtcacatgaactgttttaaatatgtttttagtagctttctgggcattgaaaaatgAAAAGATCTTGCTGGCAACAGAGgcatcactgagccatcagattttatcagatTCTTACATATTCTTAatatgtgttccaaagatgaatgattatgggtgtggaacgacatgagggtgagtaattaatgacagaattttcatttttgggtgaactaaccctttaagcgcAACCTGCTGTgacatcacaatcatcatcaccTGCCTGAAGTGTATGTATTTGGTCCCTCAGTCAAAATCGAGGGTTTGAGGGTCTGTTCAAATAatcttccctcgtccacttgaCGAAGTTGTACACACTTCAAAATGGGAAATTCTTGAGTATATGTCTAAAAATGGAGTTAAATGCAGcctagttgtagctgaggcctggaagagtttggttcgtgttgTCGACATGTCGAGAAAACACTGctgcaaatccactttgcatgaACTTCAAAAGGATTAAAACGCAGGCTCGAATTGACACTGTAAACTGACGGCATCTTTATTGTTCATATCTGTGTATCAAGCGCTGAGGAAGCCtccagagctgaaattcagatatggtgaTGGATGTTTCTGACATGCGCTGTAagtggtagaccaatcacaactgGCTGGGTCATCAGACCAATCAGAGAGCAGTAGACTCTTGGAAAGGCGGAGTTTAAAGAGACAGATTCCTTTATCAAACTGTTTATACACTGTGAGAGGTGATGCttcaatgtatattatgagaaaattaaagtattttttgaccttggatgcatgtaagcCTATTAATGCAAAATTAGTAGcctttaaaataacataattgGGGCACTTTAAACATCAAGATTTTCCTGATTGGCTGCGATTGTGTAACTTTGCGCAGTGATCACGTGCTGTATatgctgtttaaaaaaaaaaaaaaagtgtagaaATAATTTTCACTTAGAAAtggctagtaaatttcacaaacaattgaaatggcaagtaacattgaattaaacatgaagcACATACTCCAATTATCTTTGTTTTAATAACTACATATGAAAAAATTGCTAATGATTTGTTGAAGATTGTATTTAAttgtgttattaaattattagtgcTTTTAAAATGAACTTTATGTCAAAAGGAATTAATTCAcgcacaattaaatatccatTATCCACAGAATGCCTGCATTCATTATCTGATTGTTATTTCCAGAACTTTCCTCCTGATTGGGACTTTAGACTCACACTTTAGCATCTATTTAATTTCTCAAGCTTTTGAAGCTGTGCGCTCAACTCTCTGCGCTGTATGACATTTCAAATGACTGTAATTTATGCAGCAGCGCCCTTCACCATCCCCATAACAGCCACAAACTATACGCTACATCATCCAGCAGGAGGACTTCTTCGCGTCGCCTCCTAAATGCAAAGCAATAACCGAGCGGGTTGTATCAGAAGCTTTGGCAACTCCGGCAACGTGAAGAGCTCACAGATTTTCCCCTGCCAAACATTCTTATGCAAATTCTACACGTTTATCAGAGGCTGTAAGACAAAGATAGAACTGAACGCAAGAGGATTGATTGAGGTAGAAGGAGACtgaggaaaagagagagagagactaatATGATTAAATTGTgccagtgtgtgtatgtgtgtggaaTAATCCTTCTGCATATAATGACACGCTTTCCACTGTAACTAGATCCATACAGAATGCCATCAGCAGAAAACGAgcagcgcacacacacactgaagaaGATTGCTTTAGCGTCAGAGCATCAAAGCTCTTCTGAAGTGTTTGAAATTCATTGTACACACTGACTTATTAATTCAGGATGTGAAGGACCAAATTGTGATCAGCTAATGAGACAGAAAACTGACATCTTCAATGCCTGTCTCATCATTCTTTGGCTatatagggttttttttttttttttgtagggaTGTTCTGAAGGTATCCACACATATTAATCTCAGttctatttttgtttgtttacagaGACAAGAATCCGGATCTGCTGGAAACATCAAACCCTCAGGTGGACAAGGTATAGTGTCGCTCATTACTCCATACTTGAATTGTGCATGTCCTCATCTGGATAAAATCATGACTGTTTTGCAAGTCTGCatttgtttctctttctctcttttacACAGTGTAAATAATATTTGTAGAGAAAGCAATATAATTGTATGTTTGAAGGTAAGTGTAGATTAGTAAAGAAACATGCTCATTTAATAGAGAATGCAATTAATGCAATAGAtctcacaaaaatgaaaatgtcataatttaccATCATGCCGTTTTAaaccaaatttatttattaaatattacggTAGAACATTCCATTAGTTAATGTTTGTTCCATTAGTTAAGATTCAATTACTtgcatttgttacaatatttattaatcttacttAATACTAAGTCTATTAAATTTTGCAAGTACTTttcattgttaattcatgttaactaatgttaatgtagcacttattgtaaagtgttaccaatattattttgaaagaaattcacATCACTGCAGCTTTGTATGAGGAATAGaatgaacattttaaagttattacTAAAAATGCAAAAGAACAAAGTGAATATGCTACAAAATCTCCTTTTTGAATTTAGAAAGTCATATGAGTTTGGAACAAaatggtgagtaaatggtgacagaatGTTGCTTTTTAGATGAACTactttttaataatcttttcaTTTCATACACTCATAGGAAAAAAAGGTTCACTGAGGTTCTATATAGATGTCACATGATTTTGggatttattttatgtttatagtTTCATGTCTCTTATTTAATAAATAGTCATAAGTTGcatcccaaatgacgcactatacactatgtacttgtgcactatgcactcatccatgtagtgtgtGAATTGtaaaaggttattttgtcatttaataaTGGAGTCCGATCCTCCCTACCCCTCCACTGCGTAATTAAATCTGCGACAGTCGAGTgcacgaagtgtccaacattccacacgttttttccgttaatttagtgcatcatccgggtatttaaagtgcactttttctttttggaattttcagtgtgaacgcactacttgcacaatttatacttaaaaacgtcatagaatagtgcataagtacgtgAATTGGGACACACCTTAAGTCATGTTGGCTTGGCGGCCATCTTGGTTGAAGACACAAGTGTGGCGGCCATCTTGGCTGATTACTCTTTACCAAATATAAGACATGAAACTACACTGtagaaaattattttcatggtttgttatcacaatattttttcttttgtcaaatcaacttagataattaatgtggttcagataacatagtattttgagtttctgttgattaaataaATCGCTTTCATTGAATTAACTAAAATTTttaatatggtaacactttattttacagtgccgtagttacaccttactagtaataacagtaaattatacataattgcaagtaactaaccctaaactaaacctaactgtaactctatagtatgtacatgtagttaattaatagtactcagtacttatttgagtaattacaatgtaactgtggcactgtaaaataaattgtaaccTTTATTTTCAATGGACTAAGGCAACCAgctaacttacttttttttaatttaaccaacaattctttttcaCAGTGTATAAACATGAAACAAACCCCAAAACCATGTGACAATATAACCCTAGGGGGCTTGAAGAACTCTTTAAGCTAATGTCTGAAATGATTgcaaaatattttcttgtttaacaggttatttaaaaaaaaaaaaagaaattctaGTTTACgagctgtttaataataaaatttaaagtaaaaattcattaaaacaaaaataataaattcaaaCTCCATGATGGAAGCCCTAAAAGTCTCTATATATGAAGCAcctgacagaaccctttaaaCTTCTaaatagaaccttttcttctaagagtgagAGCACAAAGGTATGAAGTAGAATCAAGCCTGATTGCAGAACTGCAGTAATAGAAAGGCAGTGCATTGTGCAGAATATCAGTCCAATACAAAATGTTTCATTCCCATAGACCCATCCAAGAAGGAAGTCCCCGCCGAGGACATTGACATCGACATGGGCGCCCCCGAGACGGAGAAGGCTGCAGTCGCCATTCAATCGCAGTTCAGAAAGTTCCAAAAGAAGAAGCAGACGGTGAAATCATAATCACGCCCATGTAGGGCGTCCCTGGCCCCCGTGGGCCCAATGCCACCATTAGGGCAGGGAGTTGCATGTCAGATAAACGGCACTGTTCTCGGGTGGGGGGTCATGGGTTGGTTGGTTGGGTTGGGGTGGGGGCAGATGAGAGGTGAAGAGGCAATTTGCCTTTTGCCATCATCTGTCAGGAATAAAATGTGATATTTTGGTTCCCCCTAGTACATAGATTTTTTCAATAAATTtctctttccttttaaaatacttttgttattttttgataaatatgAACTGACTTGTCTCATTAACATCAAGGTGTTTGAAAACATCCATCTTAAAGTGTTAAGCACTTCTGTGATAGTTTTCCCTGTGTTTAAGACCAGAAATCACAGGTATTTAATGCCAAACGATCGAAAATGTTGCTCAAGGAAAACATCCTGTTCGGCATCTAAAACTAAAATCATTAAGATTCAAACAGCCTTATTCAGTCTTTCAcctctgttgttgttgttgttgtttttttccctttctgCATAGATGAACTGATATTGTGTTTGTGATGTGTCATTACCATCTTAACCAAGTCAATGTTTTGTCAACAGTGTATTGTAATATTCCTGACACCAAATAGTTGGAAATAATCATATGTGAACTGAATAAATATTAGGATGACTTCaacgattgattgattgattgattatttCAACATATTATTAATACCATCTATGTTTATTTCAACACTGCAAGCATTTGCCAACAATTAGCGGTGTATCGGCAAACGCTCACTGTACTGTCACATTTGTCGCGCACAGTTTCACTGATGAGCATATGGAAGCCTTTTTCtgccacataagaaaaaaaaatcatgctttggtaaatcataattatgacatacagTGTTGAAGTCTATTTATGGTTGGATAATCCACTAAGACTAGTTCTGTTACATCCTGTTACATAACAAAAACATAGATTGGCCCAATTTGATACTGAAAAGTAAGACTGACTCTCCCTTGACTAACTGCTAGCTTAGTttagtttattcatttataaagcaaatttaaaaacaacagaAGTTGAAACCAAAGAACAAacttaaaacataataaaacatctgAAAACTAATTGgacaaatgaaaatgtttacaCCCTCAAACAGAATTAaaacaaagaataaaaatatgCCTTCAAAGAGaatttaaacataaaaattgAAGGGGAAGATCTTATGTGATAGGGAAGACTATTCCAAAGCCTTTAGTTTTAAAATGTGAACGAGGGACTGAGAGGAGAAATTGATTTGATGACCGAAGAGATCCCTAGGTAGTATGTGGGGTAAGGAGATTACAAATATACCGCGAGCACATCCATGTAGagcattaaaaacaagaagCAGAATCTTAAAATCAAGGCAAGTATAGGAGTAATGCTGTATGTGCATGTTTTCTAGTGCCAGTTAGTAATCTGGCACTCTCGCATTTTGCACCAATTGCAGACTTTCCAAAGATGATTTAGGCAAACCCAGATAAATAGAATTACAATAATCTAACCTTGATGTGATAAAAGCATGAATTACAGTTTCAAGGTCCTCCTTAGAAAGCATCCTCTTGATTCTAGCAATTGATCTTCACTGGAAGAAACTACTTTTCACCACAGTGCTGATCTGCTTTGtgtccatccagcatttaatgtcttaaagacAAGTTAACAGATTAGACAGAGAACAGAACTGTTATTTTTAATGGGAAGATAAAGCTGAGTGTCATCGGCATACAAATTATATGATAAGATGTGTTTCTGAATAATATGACCAAGTGGAAGcatatataaagaaaaaagaagtgGACCTAAAATAGAGCCCTGCAGAACACCAAAGGAGATTTGAGCATGGGATGAGAAACATTTACCCACGTTAACAGAAAAGGTTCTGTCCTTGAGGTAAGATGCAAACCTCTCCAGCACAGATAGGAGGTGGGGCTAATTAGTATATTCATAGATCCGACTATACTAAATGAAggaagggtgtagagttacatttgAGCTATTTTAAAGATAAAgaaaaaacgtttaaatatATCATTTTGGTGAGTTTGGTTGGCTATGTTTATGCAACTCACCCctgattacttttttaaagtaatgagtaaagttactttttcaaataagtatttcaagttattttgttttcccatttatttccCTCTTCTGTACAGGTgtaatttgcatttccttctgcatgaggcttattcatttcatcTTTGGCGTCAAAGGGCCTTTtaccaaaaatagaacttttgttttttttgtcattaaaaaagaAGCAAGTAAGTcagcccaggtgaaaaaagtaacacaaaagtgatgtaatgcattacattccataaaaaataatgtaattagttactttttttacctttt
The nucleotide sequence above comes from Chanodichthys erythropterus isolate Z2021 chromosome 10, ASM2448905v1, whole genome shotgun sequence. Encoded proteins:
- the pcp4a gene encoding calmodulin regulator protein PCP4a, with the protein product MSERQESGSAGNIKPSGGQDPSKKEVPAEDIDIDMGAPETEKAAVAIQSQFRKFQKKKQTVKS